DNA from Nitrospira sp.:
CGCTTGACGCCGGCTGATACCACTCCAAGGGATTCCACGAAGCCCGCCATCGCCAGTAGGTCCGCGCCACGGGGTTGCCCGCTCCTTCGCTCTGGGCCAGTGCGGCGAGCAGTTCCGGCGCGATGACGGCGGTCGAATGTTCACGGAAGAGCGCGCCGTATTCCTGCCAGGTTTTCGCCGGGCTCTTGTCGAATGCGTTGTCGAGGGGGAACAGGACTTCGGTGGGTTTGTGGAACGCATGGTACATCCAGTTCACCGCCAGCCAGAGCACGAGAATCAGCGCAACGCTGACGACGATTCGCACCGCCGGCGTCGTTTTTCCCAGTGCCCGAAAGAATGTGCGACACTCCTGCCAGCGGGACCGCACGAAGCGGCGGGATCCGGCAAAGCTGCGTCGATGGCGCGAGCGTCCCGCTCTGCGGCGAGGGGAACGGGCGTTGCGGCGATGGGATCGGGGCGGCATGCCTGTACTATAACTCAAAAATGGAGGCATGCCTGCATGTTGTGCGCAGGGAAGGATTGATATCGGCCTCATAACGGTCGACAAATGCGTTTCTGGGGAAGGAGATGACGGTCTTCCCATCTTCAGATGGTTCAGTCTAAAGCGGATTGTGTTGAGGATGCCTCTAGCGGGGCGGGCTGTCCGTTCGTTTCCGCACAGCTCCTCACGGGCTGGATCTAGGAGAGACCGAAGTTGGTCTCATCTGTTTCTTCGGCGGCGTGAAGGTTCTCGTCGGATAGCGCGACATAATGGCGAGCCCACGTCAGATACATATATCCGCTGTCGCGCATCACGCCGGCACCCTTAAGCAGTGTGTCGGTCAACTCGGCATCTCTGCCACCGGCCTCAAGTGTTGCCGCGCGCCGCTCCAGTGCCGGGGAGAATGCCGTCATCAACGCCGACATCTCACCGATGAGCTGTTGGAGATGCGCTTGTTGACTGTCCATCGAGACGTTTCCCTTTCTGAAGGAGGGCAGAGTATCAGTGACGCTTCCTACCTTGGTCACCGGCCGGTGGGCGGGCGTCTCGGACGGAAGCGGATAGAGTTGCTCGAGTCGCTGGATCAACGGCAGTGCTTCCGGAGTACTGGCCCAGGTCGGTTCACTGGGTGAGTGGTCCCAGCTCAATGTTTGAATACCCGCGTCCGTCAGGACGGTGCGGATTGTCTCGACCATCGCATCCAGCGTCGTTTCACTCCAGGGACGGAGATCGATGACGCGCTTCTCCCGCTCATCGGGTGGAGGACTTTCATGGATGAGCATCCAGCATCGGTCGAAGAGTGCCGTACGCACGTCATCGGGCACATTGAGTGAAGTCAGCCGGGAGGTGCACAGCGCCGTGATGAGCAGGACGAACTGAAGGTCCGGCATCCCGGGGCGATCGATATCAAGCGTCTGCATGATGGCCTTTCCAGACGGCCGCAGAATCCTTTTCGGCGGTTCCAGGCTCCGGTCATGAATCGCGGTGCTTACGTTTCGGCATGGATCTCGAAAAATGCGTCGACGCACTCCAGTAACCGCGCTTTGATTTCTTCCGGCGTGCCGTTGATCACGTGCAAGGTGATGTTGCCGGTCGATCCGTCGGGCAGGACGATCGGCATGTGCGGATGCGCCTCTTCTGCACCGGTCCCTGGATCCAGCCGCATGCCGTAGGTCAGTGTAAAAGGAGTCTGTGTGTTCCCGGTGCGTGTTGTGGAGTCCGTCATGGTGTACCTCGGTCGCATTATCGGCAAGGCGTGCCGGGTGAAGGGTGGAAGACCCGGGCGGTGCATCGTGCCCGGCTCCCGAATCTTCCACCTATCCTGTCACGCCTGTACGACGGCAGCAACCGGCTTCGGCAGGAATTCCTTGTAGCCGTACCGCTCGGCCAGATAGGCCTTGGCCTCGTCGCTGACATACTCGGTGAATTTGTAACGATCGTCCTCGACGTTCTTGGCGTCTTCCATGACCTTGTCCGTCGGGATCGCATACTCGATATTGCAAGACGTATAGGCTTGAATATACGTCGGTCCGACTTCCCGCGCGATCAGGACGGCCTTCTTGATGCAACTTTCCACCCGCCGAGGATTGTTCGGCACCACGGTGGCGATATAGGCGCAGCCGGCGATTTTGGCCATGCTGACCATATCCATCTTTTCGAACTTCTTGCCGAGCGGCGCCATTTTGAGGACCGCGCCTCTGGTCGTCATTCCGCTCTCCTGCCCGCCGGTATTGCCGTAGACCTCGTTGTCCAGCATGATCGTCGTGAACCGTTCTTTTCTGAACCAGGAATGGAGCACTTGCTGGAATCCGATATCGGCGGTTCCTCCGTCCCCCGCGATCACTACGACATCCTTAGGCTTATCGCCGAAGCGGATCCTCAACCCGCGCGACAACCCGCTGGCGACGCCGTTCTGGTCGCCGTAGTTGCCGTACACGAAGGGAATCGCCGCCTGAGAAATGGCCAACCGGCCGCATCCGGCCGTTCCAACCGTGATGGTATCTTCGGGATTGGGAAACGCGATGATCGCCAAGCGGATAAACAAGGTCATGGCGCAGCCGGCGCACATGGGGTGTTCTTCGAGGATTTCCTTGAAGCTGCCCATCTGCGAGACGGTCGTTTTCTTTCCGAAGGGACCGTGCTCCACCATATCCTTATATTCTTTCGGCATGAAGGCATCGAACCCTGGGGTGAATTTCACATAATCGAGACTCATCTGGCACCTCCGCTCTTTGTGTAGGCCGCAGCTGCGGCGATCCTTGTTATGCCTGGGATGACGCCAACTGCTTCGCGGCGTCTTTCTTTTCTTTTGCCTTCGCAGCGAGTTCGGCGATGAGTTCCTTGGCCGGTTCGCTCATGTATTCCTTGTAGGCGAAGCGCTCGCTCGGCTTCTCCGCGTCGCGCATTTCTTGTAGTCCCTCCTGGCTGTCCTTGCCGATTTCGAGAATGCAGGGCGTATACAGTTGCACGTAGGTGGGACCGATCTCGCGCGCCACGAGTACGGCGTTCCGGATCACTTTCTCTACCAAGGAGGGTTTGCTCACCGTACAGTTCACGACGTAGTGGCACCCGGCCTCCCGCGCAATTTCAGGGAGCCGGACCTTGTCGAAGCTCTTGCCCATCGGAGCCATTTTGGCCACGAAGCCTTTTTGCATGAGCCCGCTTTCCTGGCCGCCGGTATTGGCATACAACTCATTGTCGAAACAGATCGTGGTGAATTTCTCCTGGCGGAACCATGCCTGCAAGGTCATGTCGAGTCCGATGTCCACCGTGGCGCCATCCCCGGCCAGCACGACCACATCCTTGATTCGTCCTGGAAAACGGACGGTCAACGCCCGCTTCAGGCCTGAGGCCACGGCATTTTGATTGCCGAACAGCGAATGAATGTTGTGGAGCGCGACATGAGGAAAGACGAGACTGGTGCAGCCGGTCGAGCCGACCATGACGGTATCTTCGGGATTGGGGAGCGAGGCTAAAATGTAACGAAACGCCATGGACTCAGGACAACCGGCGCAGAGCGAGTGCTGCTCAATGAGTTCCTTGGCCGTGCCGATATCCTTCCATCCCCGGTCTTCCTTGCCGTAGGTGGCCTTGGCGACAAGGTCCTGATACTCGGGCGGCATGATGTCGTAGAGGTCGGGTGAAATGGTGATGCGTTCTTTGCTCATGTATATCTCCTCTCAGCCTAGCTGAGTGTCAATGTTTGACGTTGAGGCACACTGCCGCTATGCGCTGAATGAACTGCCGCATCCGCACGTCGTTTTCGCTTGCGGATTCTTGATCGCAAACCCTGAGCCCTGCACGCTATCCGTATAATCGACTTCGCAACCGTTCAGCAGCGGGGCGCTTTGGGAATCCATGATGACTTTCACATCGCCCATTTCCACGACGGTGTCGTCCTCGCTCATCTTGGACTCGAACGCCATCCCGTACTGATAGCCGTGGCAACCTCCGCCTTTCACGTAGACGCGCAGGCCGATCGTATCCTGCTCTTCCCGCATCAGTTCACGAATCTTTTCTTCAGCCGTTGAGGTCACTGTAATCATGGCGGTATCTCCTCTACTGATGTGTGAAGCCTGCGCAATGCCTCTTACGAAGCGCGCGTAGAAGTCCCGTTCAACGCCGGACGCCGAAGCGCGCTTCCGGTTACGGAGAAACTCGACAAAAGGGAGTGAAAGAACCGCTGGCGTAGGAAGCGGCGGAGACCGGAGAATCAGTCGCGCAGAGCAGAGTGCGGGAGCGCGAGGGATGGGACAGTCAGCGGGGCTTGAGACGTCACTGACTTCACCCTGGGCGCAAATGAAGTCGTAGTCAAGCGCTATTAAGGGTAAGGTCACGCCGGTGATTCAGCGATTGTCCTGAGGTATTGGCCGGGGAATCCGGTGGGGCCGTTGTGTAAGCGTTCTGGTTTGCCGGGGGAGGCTGGTTTTCGGTGAAGGTGGCCTGCCGATCAGCTACGACCGGGTTGGCCTGCGAGCTGTTGGAGAGTGCCGTCCAGTCGTTCTCGATGAGGAGAGGCGAGCGACGGGAACTCGATTCCAATTCCATGGGCCCCGGCCCAGCGGATGGTGGCGTGCTGGATTAGTACGGGAACTGGTTCGTCGCTGAGGTAGAGGAGTAGATCCACTCGTGTGCCGGCAACGACCTGTACGGAACTTTCGAGCCGGCACCCTTTGCGTGAGAGA
Protein-coding regions in this window:
- the erpA gene encoding iron-sulfur cluster insertion protein ErpA produces the protein MITVTSTAEEKIRELMREEQDTIGLRVYVKGGGCHGYQYGMAFESKMSEDDTVVEMGDVKVIMDSQSAPLLNGCEVDYTDSVQGSGFAIKNPQAKTTCGCGSSFSA
- a CDS encoding thiamine pyrophosphate-dependent enzyme, coding for MSLDYVKFTPGFDAFMPKEYKDMVEHGPFGKKTTVSQMGSFKEILEEHPMCAGCAMTLFIRLAIIAFPNPEDTITVGTAGCGRLAISQAAIPFVYGNYGDQNGVASGLSRGLRIRFGDKPKDVVVIAGDGGTADIGFQQVLHSWFRKERFTTIMLDNEVYGNTGGQESGMTTRGAVLKMAPLGKKFEKMDMVSMAKIAGCAYIATVVPNNPRRVESCIKKAVLIAREVGPTYIQAYTSCNIEYAIPTDKVMEDAKNVEDDRYKFTEYVSDEAKAYLAERYGYKEFLPKPVAAVVQA
- a CDS encoding lytic transglycosylase domain-containing protein, coding for MPPRSHRRNARSPRRRAGRSRHRRSFAGSRRFVRSRWQECRTFFRALGKTTPAVRIVVSVALILVLWLAVNWMYHAFHKPTEVLFPLDNAFDKSPAKTWQEYGALFREHSTAVIAPELLAALAQSEGAGNPVARTYWRWRASWNPLEWYQPASSAVGMYQLTDGTFQLAKRYCVHDHEVVEDGPWNNFNSCWFNRFYSRVVPSHAIEMTAALLDRNVAAAMGHRRAASATLQKKQDLAAIIHLCGAGAGQDYARRGFRLLPHQRCGDHDVNTYLARINGLKQQFAHLAAGNRALRQTR
- a CDS encoding PilZ domain-containing protein codes for the protein MVLRQHPRYHASFSGTLVYRNHPHTITNSVDLSRKGCRLESSVQVVAGTRVDLLLYLSDEPVPVLIQHATIRWAGAHGIGIEFPSLASPHRERLDGTLQQLAGQPGRS
- a CDS encoding thiamine pyrophosphate-dependent enzyme translates to MSKERITISPDLYDIMPPEYQDLVAKATYGKEDRGWKDIGTAKELIEQHSLCAGCPESMAFRYILASLPNPEDTVMVGSTGCTSLVFPHVALHNIHSLFGNQNAVASGLKRALTVRFPGRIKDVVVLAGDGATVDIGLDMTLQAWFRQEKFTTICFDNELYANTGGQESGLMQKGFVAKMAPMGKSFDKVRLPEIAREAGCHYVVNCTVSKPSLVEKVIRNAVLVAREIGPTYVQLYTPCILEIGKDSQEGLQEMRDAEKPSERFAYKEYMSEPAKELIAELAAKAKEKKDAAKQLASSQA